Proteins encoded in a region of the Zea mays cultivar B73 chromosome 2, Zm-B73-REFERENCE-NAM-5.0, whole genome shotgun sequence genome:
- the LOC103646274 gene encoding uncharacterized protein isoform X1, with amino-acid sequence MEEMEEEEEEFELARHMLNRRRRARNERRHGGSIPGRVRIHRDHMSGDARIRADYFGAHPVYTDAQFRRRFRMRRHVFERLVDVVQQVDPYFIQRPNYAGEIGLSALQKVVAAVRILAYGIPADAVDEYVHIGESTAHEALKHFCTAVQTAFAPYYLRAPNAEDIARLLQVGEPRGFPGMLGSVDCMHWEWRNCPSSWKGMFTGRGKHPTMILEAVASYDLWIWQAYFGLLGSCNDINVLHRSNLFERHLSGDRPPVSFTVNGHTYNMGYYLADGIYPNWPAFVKTIRNPYDVRTQHFATIQESARKDIERAFGVLQKRWGVVCGPAYGWSPEHIGDIMKTCIILHNMIVEDEGPLSLNTTFENIGVLADTSQGSMEERNDFVNQRYNQLKDRNKYTQLQVDLIHHHWVRHGSRVA; translated from the exons ATGGAAGAaatggaagaggaagaagaagagttcGAGTTGGCGAGGCACATGCTCAATAGGAGGCGGCGTGCACGCAACGAGCGTCGTCATGGTGGTTCGATTCCAGGGCGTGTTAGGATTCATCGTGATCACATGAGCGGCGATGCAAGAATCCGAGCGGACTACTTTGGAGCGCACCCGGTGTACACGGATGCTCAATTTCGTAGGAG GTTCCGCATGCGTCGCCATGTGTTTGAGCGCCTTGTTGATGTTGTGCAACAAGTGGATCCATACTTTATTCAGCGTCCAAACTATGCGGGTGAGATTGGTCTTTCTGCTctacagaaagttgttgctgctGTTCGAATCCTTGCTTACGGTATTCCGGCTGATGCCGTGGACGAATACGTACACATTGGTGAATCCACGGCTCATGAGGCATTGAAACACTTTTGCACGGCCGTCCAAACCGCGTTTGCTCCGTACTATCTCCGTGCACCAAATGCAGAAGATATCGCACGCCTTCTCCAAGTTGGCGAGCCACGTGGGTTTCCTGGTATGCttggtagtgttgattgcatgcattgggagtggcgtaACTGCCCAAGTTCATGGAAGGGCATGTTTACAGGGCGTGGTAAACATCCTACCATGATCTTGGAAGCTGTTGCGTCGTATGACCTGTGGATATGGCAAGCATATTTTGGTCTGCTAGGTAGCTGCAACGACATAAACGTTCTCCATCGTTCAAACCTTTTCGAAAGGCATCTGAGCGGTGACAGACCTCCTGTTTCATTCACTGTGAATGGTCACACGTACAATATGGGATATTACCTAGCAGACGGGATTTACCCTAACTGGCCCGCATTTGTGAAGACAATCCGTAATCCCTACGACGTTAGAACGCAACACTTTGCAACAATTCAAGAGTCTGCTCGAAAAGATATTGAACGAGCTTTCGGTGTACTCCAGAAGAGATGGGGTGTGGTCTGTGGCCCTGCTTACGGTTGGAGTCCTGAACACATTGGGGACATCATGAAAACTTGCATAATATTGCACAACATGATAGTAGAAGACGAAGGTCCATTGTCTTTGAACACAACCTTTGAAAACATCGGAGTGCTGGCAGACACAAGTCAAGGTTCAATGGAAGAGCGCAACGACTTCGTCAATCAAAGGTACAACCAACTCAAAGACCGCAACAAATATACTCAGCTTCAGGTTGATCTGATACACCATCACTGGGTGCGACATGGATCCAGAGTTGCATAG
- the LOC103646274 gene encoding uncharacterized protein isoform X2, with amino-acid sequence MEEEEEEFELARHMLNRRRRARNERRHGGSIPGRVRIHRDHMSGDARIRADYFGAHPVYTDAQFRRRFRMRRHVFERLVDVVQQVDPYFIQRPNYAGEIGLSALQKVVAAVRILAYGIPADAVDEYVHIGESTAHEALKHFCTAVQTAFAPYYLRAPNAEDIARLLQVGEPRGFPGMLGSVDCMHWEWRNCPSSWKGMFTGRGKHPTMILEAVASYDLWIWQAYFGLLGSCNDINVLHRSNLFERHLSGDRPPVSFTVNGHTYNMGYYLADGIYPNWPAFVKTIRNPYDVRTQHFATIQESARKDIERAFGVLQKRWGVVCGPAYGWSPEHIGDIMKTCIILHNMIVEDEGPLSLNTTFENIGVLADTSQGSMEERNDFVNQRYNQLKDRNKYTQLQVDLIHHHWVRHGSRVA; translated from the exons atggaagaggaagaagaagagttcGAGTTGGCGAGGCACATGCTCAATAGGAGGCGGCGTGCACGCAACGAGCGTCGTCATGGTGGTTCGATTCCAGGGCGTGTTAGGATTCATCGTGATCACATGAGCGGCGATGCAAGAATCCGAGCGGACTACTTTGGAGCGCACCCGGTGTACACGGATGCTCAATTTCGTAGGAG GTTCCGCATGCGTCGCCATGTGTTTGAGCGCCTTGTTGATGTTGTGCAACAAGTGGATCCATACTTTATTCAGCGTCCAAACTATGCGGGTGAGATTGGTCTTTCTGCTctacagaaagttgttgctgctGTTCGAATCCTTGCTTACGGTATTCCGGCTGATGCCGTGGACGAATACGTACACATTGGTGAATCCACGGCTCATGAGGCATTGAAACACTTTTGCACGGCCGTCCAAACCGCGTTTGCTCCGTACTATCTCCGTGCACCAAATGCAGAAGATATCGCACGCCTTCTCCAAGTTGGCGAGCCACGTGGGTTTCCTGGTATGCttggtagtgttgattgcatgcattgggagtggcgtaACTGCCCAAGTTCATGGAAGGGCATGTTTACAGGGCGTGGTAAACATCCTACCATGATCTTGGAAGCTGTTGCGTCGTATGACCTGTGGATATGGCAAGCATATTTTGGTCTGCTAGGTAGCTGCAACGACATAAACGTTCTCCATCGTTCAAACCTTTTCGAAAGGCATCTGAGCGGTGACAGACCTCCTGTTTCATTCACTGTGAATGGTCACACGTACAATATGGGATATTACCTAGCAGACGGGATTTACCCTAACTGGCCCGCATTTGTGAAGACAATCCGTAATCCCTACGACGTTAGAACGCAACACTTTGCAACAATTCAAGAGTCTGCTCGAAAAGATATTGAACGAGCTTTCGGTGTACTCCAGAAGAGATGGGGTGTGGTCTGTGGCCCTGCTTACGGTTGGAGTCCTGAACACATTGGGGACATCATGAAAACTTGCATAATATTGCACAACATGATAGTAGAAGACGAAGGTCCATTGTCTTTGAACACAACCTTTGAAAACATCGGAGTGCTGGCAGACACAAGTCAAGGTTCAATGGAAGAGCGCAACGACTTCGTCAATCAAAGGTACAACCAACTCAAAGACCGCAACAAATATACTCAGCTTCAGGTTGATCTGATACACCATCACTGGGTGCGACATGGATCCAGAGTTGCATAG